The following coding sequences are from one Oncorhynchus nerka isolate Pitt River linkage group LG6, Oner_Uvic_2.0, whole genome shotgun sequence window:
- the neurl1b gene encoding E3 ubiquitin-protein ligase NEURL1B isoform X1 produces MGNTTHKPLEDVTLQPDPVVSRQFFTLHGGSGGGGGGRGSVVERRTSAPPVILSLESPRFHPQAKGKNIRLDGQLRRATRKNSFCNGITFSQRPVNLYQKVRLRLSGVHNGWSGALRFGFTSLDPSELNSSNIPKYACPDLVTRPGYWAKALPERLAIRNNVLSFWADRHGRVFYSINEEEPILFHCGLSIGCPLWAIIDIYGLIQEVTLLESKFAESVGSSCLSAARLSAYLPQSSHDSANYNNNQLENNQAAAKMATLQLNNKATAKMATANYSSNSLNNYSQMIPCCTTSSSSITSSSSVPFSTPRLVRAGLPSPLDTDLHFHPVRGPDVILSADRSAACIHFLESSRTLVFSDRPLRVRETLYVEVGHLGLPYFGALLFGLTSCDPGSLHAGELPADPEVLLDRKEYWVVYRGFPMPCSGDVLSFSLTPSGEVHHGVNGAARGRLLCVDSSQKLWAFFTLHGAVNRLRILGTLQSSPSFLSSQTSSSSSSPDDSDSDLAFSVNRSSSESSLVTAPSSPLSPPVSPTLSPPPCLPHAVSPTLSAPELPSGGKKGECTVCFDQEVDTVIYTCGHMCLCNNCGLKLKRQVNACCPICRRPIKDVIKTYRP; encoded by the exons AAGATGTGACTCTACAGCCCGACCCTGTGGTGAGCAGGCAGTTCTTCACTCTGCACGGTGGCAGCGGTGGGGGAGGAGGTGGCAGGGGTTCGGTGGTAGAGAGGCGGACGTCGGCCCCCCCAGTGATCCTCAGTCTGGAGTCGCCCAGGTTCCACCCTCAGGCCAAGGGGAAGAACATCAGGCTGGACGGTCAGCTGAGACGAGCTACCAGGAAGAACAGCTTCTGCAACGGAATCACCTTCAGCCAACGACCTGTTAATCTCTATCAGAAG GTTCGTCTGCGTCTGTCCGGTGTACACAACGGCTGGAGTGGTGCTCTGCGGTTCGGTTTCACCAGTCTGGACCCGAGCGAGCTCAACTCCTCCAACATCCCCAAGTACGCCTGTCCGGACCTGGTGACGCGGCCGGGTTACTGGGCCAAAGCCCTGCCGGAACGCCTGGCGATCCGCAACAACGTCCTGTCCTTCTGGGCCGACAGACACGGCCGTGTGTTCTACAGTATCAACGAGGAGGAACCCATCCTCTTCCACTGTGGTCTGAGTATAGGATGTCCGCTCTGGGCCATCATAGACATCTATGGCCTCATCCAGGAGGTTACACTGCTAG agaGCAAGTTTGCAGAGAGTGTCGGGTCCAGTTGTCTGTCTGCGGCCCGTCTCAGTGCCTACCTCCCTCAGAGCAGCCACGACTCCGcaaactacaacaacaaccagCTAGAGAACAACCAGGCCGCAGCGAAGATGGCCACGTTACAGCTCAACAACAAAGCCACTGCGAAGATGGCCACTGCGAACTACAGCTCAAATTCT CTCAACAACTACAGCCAGATGATCCCCTGTTGTACCACATCTTCCTCCTCCataacatcatcatcatccgtcCCATTCTCCACCCCGAGGTTGGTCCGAGCTGGGCTCCCCTCGCCGCTCGACACCGACCTCCACTTCCATCCAGTCCGTGGCCCGGACGTCATCCTGTCAGCTGACCGCTCTGCAGCGTGTATCCACTTCCTTGAGTCTTCGAGGACTCTTGTGTTCTCAGATCGCCCACTAAGGGTCAGGGAGACGCTCTACGTCGAGGTCGGTCATCTCGGCCTGCCCTACTTCGGGGCGCTCCTTTTCGGACTGACCTCCTGCGATCCGGGGTCCCTCCATGCTGGGGAACTTCCTGCCGACCCAGAGGTGCTGCTGGACAGGAAGGAGTACTGGGTGGTGTACCGCGGCTTCCCCATGCCCTGCTCCGGGGACGTTCTGTCCTTCAGCCTGACACCCAGCGGTGAGGTGCATCATGGGGTCAACGGGGCGGCCAGAGGGAGGCTGCTGTGTGTCGATTCATCACAGAAACTCTGGGCCTTCTTTACCCTGCATGGAGCGGTCAACAGACTCAGGATACTGG GCACGCTCCAGTCCagcccttccttcctttcctcccagaccagtagtagcagtagtagtccaGACGACAGTGATTCTGACCTGGCCTTCAGCGTCAACAGATCCTCCTCCGAGTCCTCCCTGG tGACGGCCCCCAGCTCCCCTCTCAgcccccctgtctcccccacgCTGTCTCCCCCACCCTGTCTCCCCCACGCTGTCTCCCCCACCCTGTCTGCCCCAGAGCTGCCTTCTGGTGGTAAGAAGGGGGAGTGCACCGTCTGTTTCGACCAGGAAGTGGACACGGTCATCTACACCTGCGGACACATGTGTCTGTGTAACAACTGTGGGCTAAAGCTGAAGAGACAAGTGAATGCCTGCTGTCCTATCTGCCGCAGGCCCATTAAAGACGTCATCAAGACATACAGACCATGA
- the neurl1b gene encoding E3 ubiquitin-protein ligase NEURL1B isoform X2, whose amino-acid sequence MGNTTHKPLDVTLQPDPVVSRQFFTLHGGSGGGGGGRGSVVERRTSAPPVILSLESPRFHPQAKGKNIRLDGQLRRATRKNSFCNGITFSQRPVNLYQKVRLRLSGVHNGWSGALRFGFTSLDPSELNSSNIPKYACPDLVTRPGYWAKALPERLAIRNNVLSFWADRHGRVFYSINEEEPILFHCGLSIGCPLWAIIDIYGLIQEVTLLESKFAESVGSSCLSAARLSAYLPQSSHDSANYNNNQLENNQAAAKMATLQLNNKATAKMATANYSSNSLNNYSQMIPCCTTSSSSITSSSSVPFSTPRLVRAGLPSPLDTDLHFHPVRGPDVILSADRSAACIHFLESSRTLVFSDRPLRVRETLYVEVGHLGLPYFGALLFGLTSCDPGSLHAGELPADPEVLLDRKEYWVVYRGFPMPCSGDVLSFSLTPSGEVHHGVNGAARGRLLCVDSSQKLWAFFTLHGAVNRLRILGTLQSSPSFLSSQTSSSSSSPDDSDSDLAFSVNRSSSESSLVTAPSSPLSPPVSPTLSPPPCLPHAVSPTLSAPELPSGGKKGECTVCFDQEVDTVIYTCGHMCLCNNCGLKLKRQVNACCPICRRPIKDVIKTYRP is encoded by the exons ATGTGACTCTACAGCCCGACCCTGTGGTGAGCAGGCAGTTCTTCACTCTGCACGGTGGCAGCGGTGGGGGAGGAGGTGGCAGGGGTTCGGTGGTAGAGAGGCGGACGTCGGCCCCCCCAGTGATCCTCAGTCTGGAGTCGCCCAGGTTCCACCCTCAGGCCAAGGGGAAGAACATCAGGCTGGACGGTCAGCTGAGACGAGCTACCAGGAAGAACAGCTTCTGCAACGGAATCACCTTCAGCCAACGACCTGTTAATCTCTATCAGAAG GTTCGTCTGCGTCTGTCCGGTGTACACAACGGCTGGAGTGGTGCTCTGCGGTTCGGTTTCACCAGTCTGGACCCGAGCGAGCTCAACTCCTCCAACATCCCCAAGTACGCCTGTCCGGACCTGGTGACGCGGCCGGGTTACTGGGCCAAAGCCCTGCCGGAACGCCTGGCGATCCGCAACAACGTCCTGTCCTTCTGGGCCGACAGACACGGCCGTGTGTTCTACAGTATCAACGAGGAGGAACCCATCCTCTTCCACTGTGGTCTGAGTATAGGATGTCCGCTCTGGGCCATCATAGACATCTATGGCCTCATCCAGGAGGTTACACTGCTAG agaGCAAGTTTGCAGAGAGTGTCGGGTCCAGTTGTCTGTCTGCGGCCCGTCTCAGTGCCTACCTCCCTCAGAGCAGCCACGACTCCGcaaactacaacaacaaccagCTAGAGAACAACCAGGCCGCAGCGAAGATGGCCACGTTACAGCTCAACAACAAAGCCACTGCGAAGATGGCCACTGCGAACTACAGCTCAAATTCT CTCAACAACTACAGCCAGATGATCCCCTGTTGTACCACATCTTCCTCCTCCataacatcatcatcatccgtcCCATTCTCCACCCCGAGGTTGGTCCGAGCTGGGCTCCCCTCGCCGCTCGACACCGACCTCCACTTCCATCCAGTCCGTGGCCCGGACGTCATCCTGTCAGCTGACCGCTCTGCAGCGTGTATCCACTTCCTTGAGTCTTCGAGGACTCTTGTGTTCTCAGATCGCCCACTAAGGGTCAGGGAGACGCTCTACGTCGAGGTCGGTCATCTCGGCCTGCCCTACTTCGGGGCGCTCCTTTTCGGACTGACCTCCTGCGATCCGGGGTCCCTCCATGCTGGGGAACTTCCTGCCGACCCAGAGGTGCTGCTGGACAGGAAGGAGTACTGGGTGGTGTACCGCGGCTTCCCCATGCCCTGCTCCGGGGACGTTCTGTCCTTCAGCCTGACACCCAGCGGTGAGGTGCATCATGGGGTCAACGGGGCGGCCAGAGGGAGGCTGCTGTGTGTCGATTCATCACAGAAACTCTGGGCCTTCTTTACCCTGCATGGAGCGGTCAACAGACTCAGGATACTGG GCACGCTCCAGTCCagcccttccttcctttcctcccagaccagtagtagcagtagtagtccaGACGACAGTGATTCTGACCTGGCCTTCAGCGTCAACAGATCCTCCTCCGAGTCCTCCCTGG tGACGGCCCCCAGCTCCCCTCTCAgcccccctgtctcccccacgCTGTCTCCCCCACCCTGTCTCCCCCACGCTGTCTCCCCCACCCTGTCTGCCCCAGAGCTGCCTTCTGGTGGTAAGAAGGGGGAGTGCACCGTCTGTTTCGACCAGGAAGTGGACACGGTCATCTACACCTGCGGACACATGTGTCTGTGTAACAACTGTGGGCTAAAGCTGAAGAGACAAGTGAATGCCTGCTGTCCTATCTGCCGCAGGCCCATTAAAGACGTCATCAAGACATACAGACCATGA